Proteins from a single region of Catharus ustulatus isolate bCatUst1 chromosome 22, bCatUst1.pri.v2, whole genome shotgun sequence:
- the UBE2G1 gene encoding ubiquitin-conjugating enzyme E2 G1, with product MTELQSALLLRRQLAELNKNPVEGFSAGLIDDNDLYRWEVLIIGPPDTLYEGGVFKAHLTFPKDYPLRPPKMKFITEIWHPNVDKNGDVCISILHEPGEDKYGYEKPEERWLPIHTVETIMISVISMLADPNGDSPANVDAAKEWREDRNGEFKRKVARCVRKSQETAFE from the exons AGCTCAACAAAAATCCAGTGGAAGGCTTTTCAGCGGGCTTAATAGATGACAATGATCTTTATCGATGGGAAGTCCTTATTATTGGTCCTCCAGATACACTATA TGAAGGTGGTGTTTTCAAGGCTCATCTTACTTTTCCAAAAGACTACCCACTGAGGCCGCCAAAAATGAAATTCATCACAGAAATCTGGCATCCGAATG TTGACAAGAACGGTGATGTCTGCATTTCAATTCTTCatgagcctggagaagacaaaTATGGCTATGAAAAACCTGAGGAACGCTGGCTTCCCATTCACACAGTGGAAACCATCATGATTAGTGTTATTTCTATGCTGGCAGATCCCAATGGTGATTCTCCTGCTAATGTTGATGCAGCG AAAGAATGGAGAGAAGacagaaatggagaatttaaaagaaaagttgcCCGCTGTGTAAGAAAAAGCCAAGAAACTGCTTTTGAGTGA